A window of Panicum virgatum strain AP13 chromosome 8K, P.virgatum_v5, whole genome shotgun sequence contains these coding sequences:
- the LOC120646126 gene encoding uncharacterized protein LOC120646126 isoform X1 yields the protein MFLAAAYSAAATGRALAQRRLAGARAAPSAASTLRAGLVLAGVFIATALTALLSLVARDVADAGGPAPTEVSPEALALGRIMVIAGPVVLVAAAAVLHRLPGCPVRDTGAATMPAFFCWLGAHGFVLVSFGEAAMVVVIWVGGMAMAGLLGYCLAVHTRYEQQLFAIRRYRTPPASEATSRPGAR from the exons ATGTTCCTCGCCGCGGCCtactccgcggcggcgacggggcgcGCCCTCGCCCAGCGCCGTCTGGCTGGCGCCAGGGCCGCGCCGTCCGCGGCGTCCACCCTGCGCGCGGGCCTCGTGCTCGCGGGGGTCTTCATCGCTACCGCGCTCACCGCGCTCCTGTCGCTGGTCGCTCGTGACGTGGCCGACGCCGGAGGCCCCGCGCCGACGGAGGTCTCGCCGGAGGCGCTCGCGCTGGGCCGGATCATGGTCATCGCCGGGCCGGTCGTcctggtcgcggcggcggcggtgctgcaccGCCTGCCCGGATGCCCTGTCCGCGACACGGGCGCGGCCACCATGCCTGCTTTCTTCTGCTGGCTCGGGGCCCACGGATTCGTCCTCGTCTCGTTCGGCGAGGCCGCCATGGTGGTCGTCATCTGGGTCGGCGGCATGGCCATGGCCGGGCTCTTGGGATACTGCCTCGCCGTGCACACGCGCTACGAGCAGCAGCTCTTCGCCATCCGAAGGTACAG GACGCCTCCGGCTTCGGAGGCGACATCGCGACCAGGAGCACGCTGA
- the LOC120646126 gene encoding uncharacterized protein LOC120646126 isoform X2, with translation MFLAAAYSAAATGRALAQRRLAGARAAPSAASTLRAGLVLAGVFIATALTALLSLVARDVADAGGPAPTEVSPEALALGRIMVIAGPVVLVAAAAVLHRLPGCPVRDTGAATMPAFFCWLGAHGFVLVSFGEAAMVVVIWVGGMAMAGLLGYCLAVHTRYEQQLFAIRRTPPASEATSRPGAR, from the exons ATGTTCCTCGCCGCGGCCtactccgcggcggcgacggggcgcGCCCTCGCCCAGCGCCGTCTGGCTGGCGCCAGGGCCGCGCCGTCCGCGGCGTCCACCCTGCGCGCGGGCCTCGTGCTCGCGGGGGTCTTCATCGCTACCGCGCTCACCGCGCTCCTGTCGCTGGTCGCTCGTGACGTGGCCGACGCCGGAGGCCCCGCGCCGACGGAGGTCTCGCCGGAGGCGCTCGCGCTGGGCCGGATCATGGTCATCGCCGGGCCGGTCGTcctggtcgcggcggcggcggtgctgcaccGCCTGCCCGGATGCCCTGTCCGCGACACGGGCGCGGCCACCATGCCTGCTTTCTTCTGCTGGCTCGGGGCCCACGGATTCGTCCTCGTCTCGTTCGGCGAGGCCGCCATGGTGGTCGTCATCTGGGTCGGCGGCATGGCCATGGCCGGGCTCTTGGGATACTGCCTCGCCGTGCACACGCGCTACGAGCAGCAGCTCTTCGCCATCCGAAG GACGCCTCCGGCTTCGGAGGCGACATCGCGACCAGGAGCACGCTGA